From a single Thermodesulfobacteriota bacterium genomic region:
- a CDS encoding PaaI family thioesterase gives MDFRTKKAFFDEVKREPLAKKLGMRLVDVDEGYARVEVRFTPDLENLFGMAHGGAIFALIDEAFEIASNSHGTLAVALSMSVTYLSSPTPESLLMAEAKEVHQTQKTSLYEIKVFDEKNRLIASCQALAYKKGIPHPFLKSENE, from the coding sequence ATGGATTTCAGGACCAAAAAGGCCTTTTTCGACGAGGTGAAGCGGGAACCCCTTGCCAAGAAACTTGGCATGAGGTTGGTGGATGTCGACGAGGGCTATGCAAGGGTGGAGGTGAGGTTCACTCCGGATTTGGAGAACCTCTTCGGCATGGCCCATGGAGGCGCGATCTTTGCCCTGATCGATGAGGCCTTTGAGATTGCCTCCAATTCCCATGGAACATTGGCGGTGGCCTTGAGCATGAGCGTCACCTACCTCTCTTCGCCGACCCCGGAGAGCCTGTTGATGGCGGAGGCGAAAGAGGTTCATCAAACTCAAAAGACGTCCCTTTACGAGATCAAAGTGTTTGACGAAAAAAACAGGCTCATCGCTTCCTGCCAAGCCCTTGCCTATAAGAAGGGCATCCCCCATCCCTTCCTGAAATCGGAAAACGAATAG